In Phormidium yuhuli AB48, one genomic interval encodes:
- a CDS encoding adenylosuccinate synthase — translation MANVVVIGAQWGDEGKGKITDLLSRSADVVVRYQGGVNAGHTVVVKDKTFKLHLIPSGILYPQTECIIGSGTVIDPQVLIEELDRLQELGVPTENLKIAQTAHVTMPYHRMIDQASEERRGNHKIGTTKRGIGPTYADKSERTGVRILDLMDADSLRDILAWTIPLKNEILERLYDLPPLDPEDVAQTYLQYAERLRPHVIDASLSINDAVRHRRNILFEGAQGTLLDLDHGTYPYVTSSNPIAGGACIGAGVGPTIVDRVIGVAKAYTTRVGEGPFPTEMTEGVGTTLCDRGAEFGTTTGRQRRCGWFDAVIGRYAVRINGMDCLAITKLDVLDTLPEIKVCVAYEIDGVRTKDFPSSARQFAHCKPIYETLPGWESSTEDCRTLDDLPKQALNYLKFLAELMEVPIAIVSLGASRHQTIIVEDPIHGPKRALLDANGDPVLKK, via the coding sequence TTGGCTAACGTAGTTGTAATCGGTGCCCAATGGGGCGACGAAGGAAAAGGCAAAATAACCGACCTGCTCAGCCGATCGGCAGATGTTGTAGTACGTTACCAAGGAGGGGTAAATGCTGGACATACCGTTGTTGTCAAAGACAAAACATTCAAACTGCATCTGATCCCGTCTGGTATTCTCTACCCCCAGACCGAATGTATCATTGGCTCAGGAACTGTCATCGACCCACAGGTTCTCATTGAAGAACTTGATCGCCTCCAAGAACTCGGCGTTCCCACCGAGAACCTGAAAATCGCCCAAACCGCCCATGTGACGATGCCCTATCATCGCATGATTGACCAAGCCTCCGAAGAGCGGCGGGGGAACCACAAAATTGGCACCACTAAGCGAGGCATCGGTCCCACCTACGCCGACAAATCCGAGCGAACCGGAGTGCGCATCCTAGACCTAATGGATGCCGATAGCTTGCGAGACATTCTCGCCTGGACGATCCCGCTCAAGAATGAGATTTTAGAGCGACTCTATGACTTGCCCCCTCTCGATCCTGAAGACGTCGCCCAGACCTATCTCCAATACGCCGAGCGTCTGCGTCCCCATGTCATTGACGCCTCCCTCTCCATCAACGACGCCGTCCGTCATCGTCGCAACATCCTCTTTGAAGGGGCCCAGGGGACCCTTCTCGACCTTGACCACGGAACCTATCCCTATGTCACCTCCTCCAACCCCATTGCCGGCGGAGCCTGCATTGGGGCTGGGGTTGGCCCCACCATTGTCGACCGAGTGATTGGTGTCGCCAAAGCCTACACCACCCGTGTCGGAGAAGGGCCCTTCCCCACCGAAATGACCGAAGGAGTCGGGACTACCCTTTGCGATCGCGGCGCCGAATTTGGCACCACCACCGGTCGCCAACGCCGCTGTGGTTGGTTTGACGCCGTCATCGGGCGCTACGCTGTCCGCATCAATGGCATGGACTGTCTTGCCATCACCAAACTCGACGTTCTCGACACCCTCCCCGAAATCAAAGTCTGTGTCGCCTACGAAATCGACGGGGTACGCACCAAAGACTTCCCGAGTAGCGCCCGTCAATTCGCCCACTGCAAACCCATTTACGAAACCCTCCCCGGCTGGGAATCCAGCACCGAAGACTGTCGCACCCTTGACGATCTTCCCAAACAAGCCTTGAACTATCTCAAGTTCCTAGCCGAACTGATGGAAGTTCCCATCGCCATCGTCTCCCTCGGGGCCAGCCGACACCAAACCATCATCGTCGAAGATCCCATCCACGGTCCTAAACGGGCCCTTTTGGATGCCAACGGCGACCCAGTCCTAAAAAAATAA
- the gltB gene encoding glutamate synthase large subunit, with amino-acid sequence MDRMGINRNENQQTTAAVTPNQAASAPRDGQRWLVEERDACGVGFIAAQNGQGSHDIVSKALAALSCLEHRGGCSADYDSGDGSGILMAIPWTLIEQWCQENTLTPGVRERMAVAMVFLPQDEETAQQARDIVNQKLKEAGFNVIGWRVVPINPEVLGPQAKALQPQIEQIIVSHNDLEGDELERATFYGRRLIGKALNNHSTIDWGYNFYICSFSNRTIVYKAMVRSAVLGEFYGDLQNPDYISSFAVYHRRFSTNTMPRWPLAQPMRLLGHNGEINTLLGNINWMKARSRNLQHEVWGDRINTLLPVVHADNSDSANLDNVMELLVRSGRSPLEAVMLMVPEAYMNQPELEAYPEVVDFYKYYSGIQEAWDGPALLAFSDGKIVGAALDRNGLRPARYVLTKDGFVIVSSEAGTVPIDPANILESGRLGPGQTVAVDLEHHKLLKNWDVKRQVAAQQPYGEWVAARPILGQADTDASIQVDAEGLVQQQTAFGYTKEDVDMVVVPMARDGKEPTFCMGDDIPLAVLSDKPRLLYDYFKQRFAQVTNPAIDPLREGLVMSLEMKLGRRGNLLDTAPGPDRLLRIESPILGEDDLSGIRNSVLKTVTLSTFFDLNNGAEGLKPAVEALCEHAAAAIEDGAEILILSDRSDRNGNPSLVDETNSYIPPLLAVGAVHHSLIGRGLRMKASLVVDTAQCWSTHQYACLIGYGASAICPYLTWETLRQWASDSRTQSMMKSGKLPEMSLADVQGNYRQAAEAGLLKILSKMGISLLTSYQGAQIFEAIGIGADLLDLGMKGTASRIGGMTVADLGREVLSFHKRAFPHVAKLENYGFVQYRKGGEYHGNNPEMTKVLHKAVREQQYDHYEVYKNHLMNRPVTALRDLLDFNSDRPSIPLDDVEPIDAILQRFCTGGMSLGALSPEAHETLAIAMNRIGGKSNSGEGGEDPVRFKVIDDVDENGFSNIRPQLKGLKAGDTASSAIKQVASGRFGVTPEYLMNAKQIEIKVAQGAKPGEGGQLPGRKVSEYIAMLRRSKPGVTLISPPPHHDIYSIEDLAQLIFDLHQINPEAGVSVKLVSSVGIGTIAAGVAKANADVIQISGHDGGTGASPLSSIKHAGSPWELGLTEVHRVLMENQLRERVILRADGGMRSGWDVVMAALMGAQEYGFGTIAMIAEGCIMARVCHMNSCPVGVTTQREDLRKRFPGIPENVVNFFLFVAEEVRSLLARLGYRSLDELIGRSDLLKVREEVKLSKPQAIDLTCLTDLPQAENRDWVQPQPVHGNGPVLDEDILADAEIQQAIQNQGSVSKTFEIVNTDRCVGARISGVIAKKYGNTGFEGELNLTFNGSAGQSFGAFNLPGMVLTLKGEANDYVGKGMHGGELRIEPAPGATFNPEDNVILGNTCLYGSTGGTLFAQGSAGERFAVRNSKGQAVIEGAGDHCCEYMTGGVIVVLGPVGRNVGAGMTGGLAYFLDEDGKFPAKVNPEIVKIQRVATEAGEEQLKSLIQAHADRGSAKAQRILQNWSTYLPQFWQVVPPSEADSPQAAAAKALANA; translated from the coding sequence ATGGATCGAATGGGCATAAACCGCAACGAAAACCAGCAAACAACCGCAGCCGTAACTCCGAACCAAGCCGCCAGTGCGCCCCGAGACGGACAACGATGGCTCGTCGAAGAACGAGACGCTTGTGGGGTTGGCTTTATCGCCGCTCAGAACGGCCAGGGCAGCCATGACATTGTCAGTAAAGCCCTGGCCGCTCTCTCCTGTCTAGAACACCGGGGGGGATGTAGCGCTGACTATGACTCCGGCGATGGTTCAGGGATTCTTATGGCAATTCCTTGGACCTTGATTGAACAATGGTGCCAAGAGAACACCCTCACCCCCGGAGTTCGTGAGCGGATGGCTGTGGCCATGGTCTTTCTGCCCCAAGACGAAGAAACCGCCCAACAAGCCCGGGATATCGTTAACCAAAAGCTAAAAGAGGCCGGATTTAACGTCATCGGTTGGCGTGTCGTTCCCATCAATCCAGAGGTTCTCGGTCCTCAAGCCAAAGCCCTCCAGCCCCAAATCGAGCAAATCATCGTCAGCCACAATGACCTTGAAGGGGACGAACTCGAACGGGCCACCTTCTACGGACGGCGCTTGATTGGTAAAGCCCTCAACAACCACAGCACCATTGACTGGGGCTATAACTTCTATATCTGCTCCTTCTCCAACCGCACCATTGTCTACAAAGCCATGGTGCGCTCAGCCGTCCTGGGAGAATTCTACGGCGACCTACAAAACCCGGACTACATCAGTTCCTTCGCCGTCTACCACCGCCGCTTCAGCACCAACACCATGCCCCGCTGGCCCCTGGCCCAACCCATGCGCCTCCTGGGTCATAACGGCGAAATCAATACCCTCCTCGGGAACATCAACTGGATGAAAGCCCGTAGTCGCAACCTACAGCATGAAGTATGGGGCGATCGCATCAACACCCTCCTCCCCGTAGTTCACGCTGACAACAGCGACTCGGCTAACCTAGACAACGTCATGGAACTGTTAGTGCGTTCCGGGCGTAGTCCCCTCGAAGCCGTGATGCTGATGGTTCCTGAAGCCTACATGAACCAACCAGAACTCGAAGCCTATCCCGAAGTAGTAGACTTCTACAAATACTACAGCGGCATTCAAGAAGCCTGGGATGGTCCAGCCCTGTTAGCCTTCAGTGACGGTAAAATTGTCGGCGCCGCCCTAGACCGCAACGGCTTACGGCCCGCCCGTTACGTCCTCACCAAAGATGGCTTCGTCATCGTCTCCTCCGAAGCCGGAACCGTTCCCATCGACCCCGCCAACATCCTCGAAAGTGGTCGTCTCGGTCCCGGACAAACCGTTGCCGTCGACCTCGAACATCATAAACTCCTGAAAAACTGGGACGTGAAACGGCAAGTCGCCGCCCAACAGCCCTATGGCGAATGGGTGGCCGCCCGACCGATTCTCGGCCAAGCCGACACCGACGCTTCCATCCAAGTGGATGCCGAGGGCCTCGTGCAACAACAAACCGCCTTTGGCTACACTAAAGAAGACGTCGATATGGTGGTCGTTCCCATGGCCCGGGATGGCAAAGAACCCACCTTCTGCATGGGAGATGACATTCCCCTAGCCGTCCTCTCCGATAAACCCCGTCTCCTCTACGACTACTTCAAACAGCGGTTTGCCCAAGTCACCAACCCTGCCATTGACCCCCTGCGGGAAGGTTTGGTCATGTCCCTAGAGATGAAACTCGGGCGACGAGGGAACCTACTCGACACCGCCCCCGGACCCGATCGCCTCTTACGTATCGAGAGTCCCATCCTGGGAGAAGATGACCTCAGCGGCATCCGTAACAGCGTTCTCAAGACCGTAACCCTGTCGACCTTCTTCGACCTCAATAACGGGGCAGAGGGGCTAAAACCTGCCGTAGAAGCCCTCTGTGAGCACGCTGCCGCCGCCATCGAAGACGGCGCCGAAATCCTCATCCTCAGCGATCGCAGCGATCGCAACGGCAACCCCAGCCTCGTAGACGAAACCAACAGCTACATTCCCCCCCTACTCGCCGTCGGTGCCGTTCACCACTCCCTCATCGGCCGAGGCCTGCGGATGAAAGCCTCCCTCGTCGTCGACACCGCCCAATGCTGGAGTACCCATCAGTACGCCTGTCTCATCGGCTATGGTGCCAGTGCCATCTGTCCCTACCTGACTTGGGAAACCCTGCGTCAATGGGCCAGTGACAGCCGCACCCAGTCCATGATGAAATCCGGCAAACTACCCGAGATGTCCCTAGCCGATGTGCAAGGCAACTATCGCCAAGCCGCCGAAGCCGGATTGCTGAAAATTCTCTCCAAAATGGGAATTTCCCTACTCACCAGTTACCAAGGGGCGCAAATCTTTGAAGCCATTGGGATTGGTGCAGACTTGCTCGACTTGGGCATGAAAGGAACCGCCTCACGTATTGGCGGAATGACCGTCGCCGACCTTGGCCGAGAAGTCCTGAGTTTCCACAAACGGGCCTTCCCCCATGTGGCCAAACTGGAAAACTACGGCTTCGTCCAATACCGCAAAGGGGGCGAATACCACGGCAACAACCCCGAAATGACCAAAGTGCTGCATAAAGCCGTGCGCGAGCAGCAATACGACCATTACGAGGTTTATAAAAATCACCTCATGAACCGTCCAGTGACCGCCCTGCGGGACTTATTGGACTTCAACAGCGATCGCCCCTCCATTCCCCTCGATGACGTCGAACCCATTGACGCCATCCTCCAACGCTTCTGCACCGGTGGCATGTCCCTCGGGGCCCTCTCCCCAGAAGCCCACGAAACCCTTGCCATCGCCATGAACCGCATCGGCGGTAAATCCAACTCCGGCGAAGGGGGAGAAGATCCCGTGCGCTTCAAAGTCATTGATGACGTAGACGAAAACGGCTTCTCCAACATTCGCCCCCAACTCAAGGGTCTCAAAGCCGGCGATACGGCTTCTTCCGCCATCAAACAGGTGGCTTCCGGACGCTTTGGCGTGACGCCGGAATATCTCATGAACGCCAAACAAATTGAGATTAAAGTCGCCCAGGGGGCAAAACCCGGTGAAGGGGGACAACTCCCCGGCCGCAAAGTCAGCGAATACATCGCCATGTTGCGCCGGTCCAAACCCGGTGTCACCCTCATCTCACCCCCACCGCACCATGACATCTACTCCATCGAAGATTTGGCGCAACTGATTTTTGACCTGCACCAAATCAACCCCGAGGCAGGCGTCTCAGTGAAACTGGTGTCCTCCGTCGGCATTGGCACCATCGCCGCCGGTGTCGCCAAAGCCAACGCCGATGTCATCCAAATCTCCGGTCATGACGGCGGAACCGGCGCCTCTCCCCTCAGTTCCATCAAACACGCCGGCAGTCCCTGGGAATTGGGCCTGACGGAAGTGCATCGTGTCCTGATGGAAAACCAACTGCGGGAACGAGTGATTCTGCGGGCCGATGGCGGAATGCGGTCTGGTTGGGATGTGGTTATGGCGGCCCTGATGGGTGCCCAAGAATATGGCTTTGGAACCATTGCCATGATTGCCGAAGGCTGCATTATGGCTCGCGTCTGCCATATGAATAGCTGCCCCGTCGGCGTGACCACCCAACGGGAAGACTTACGCAAACGCTTCCCCGGTATCCCCGAGAACGTGGTCAACTTCTTCCTTTTTGTCGCCGAAGAAGTGCGATCGCTCCTGGCCCGTTTAGGCTATCGTTCTCTCGATGAGCTGATTGGACGTTCCGACCTCCTGAAAGTCCGGGAAGAGGTGAAACTGAGCAAACCCCAAGCCATTGACCTCACCTGTTTAACTGACTTACCCCAAGCCGAGAATCGGGACTGGGTACAACCCCAACCTGTTCATGGCAATGGCCCCGTCTTAGATGAAGACATCTTGGCCGATGCTGAAATTCAGCAGGCTATCCAAAACCAAGGGTCCGTCAGCAAAACCTTCGAGATTGTCAACACAGACCGTTGTGTCGGGGCGCGAATCTCCGGAGTCATTGCCAAGAAGTACGGCAATACCGGCTTTGAAGGGGAACTCAACCTAACCTTCAACGGCAGTGCCGGACAAAGTTTCGGGGCTTTCAACCTTCCTGGAATGGTCTTAACCCTAAAAGGGGAAGCCAACGACTATGTTGGGAAAGGAATGCACGGTGGAGAACTGCGGATTGAACCCGCCCCCGGTGCCACCTTCAACCCGGAAGACAACGTGATTCTCGGCAATACCTGTCTCTACGGCTCAACTGGAGGCACTCTATTTGCCCAAGGGTCTGCCGGAGAACGGTTTGCGGTTCGCAACTCTAAAGGCCAGGCCGTTATCGAAGGGGCCGGCGATCACTGTTGCGAGTACATGACGGGGGGTGTGATTGTTGTCCTCGGTCCCGTCGGCCGCAACGTCGGCGCGGGAATGACCGGTGGTTTAGCCTATTTCCTCGATGAAGACGGCAAATTCCCCGCCAAAGTCAACCCCGAAATTGTCAAGATTCAGCGGGTGGCCACTGAGGCCGGAGAAGAGCAATTAAAGTCTCTGATTCAGGCCCACGCTGACCGTGGCAGTGCTAAAGCCCAACGGATTCTCCAAAACTGGTCTACCTACCTGCCTCAATTCTGGCAAGTCGTTCCCCCCAGTGAAGCCGACTCTCCCCAAGCCGCCGCCGCCAAGGCCCTGGCTAACGCCTAA
- a CDS encoding bifunctional aminoglycoside phosphotransferase/ATP-binding protein: MSSLPLLIQKMQQPEFYPHPVTQPIQIKQTHGSFVLLTGEFVYKVKKSVDLGFFDYSTVEKRRHFCQEELHLNQRGAPGIYLEVLPITQEGDRFYLNGDGSPVDYALKMRQFPKDNLFLDLLNRGELTLSHMEELGQIVADYHAQSPSNAEIAKFGDVAAIREAIDDNYHYTKTYIGRVQDQKQFDETKAYSDRIFAEHPDWFEQRIREGKIRNCHGDLHLRNIALWDNRILLFDCIEFNQSFRYVDVMYDVAFTVMDCHARGRRDLGNAFLNTYLETTGDWEGLRVLPLYLSRQAYVRAKVTSFLLDDDSVSPDEKQAAASSAAEYYHLAWEYTQAQSGRIIMMSGLSGSGKSTKAREIARQFDGIQIRSDAVRKHLAGVTLQERGPQAIYSRDMSDRTYSRLAQLGSMLAELGWIVILDAKYDRRRWRDKVHRRSQATGIPLQIVHCQAPLEVLEQRLKQRSGDIADATADLLASQLEQAEDFTPEERSQLVDWPLN, encoded by the coding sequence ATGTCGTCCCTCCCCCTCTTAATTCAAAAAATGCAACAACCGGAGTTTTATCCCCATCCGGTGACCCAACCCATTCAAATAAAACAAACCCACGGCTCCTTTGTCCTCTTGACTGGGGAGTTTGTTTATAAAGTCAAAAAATCTGTTGATTTAGGTTTTTTCGACTATTCCACTGTTGAGAAACGGCGACATTTTTGCCAAGAAGAACTGCACCTGAATCAGCGGGGCGCACCGGGAATCTATCTAGAGGTGTTACCCATAACCCAAGAGGGCGATCGCTTTTACCTGAACGGCGATGGGTCTCCCGTTGACTATGCCCTCAAGATGCGCCAGTTTCCTAAAGATAACCTCTTTCTAGACTTACTCAATCGCGGCGAACTGACCCTCAGCCACATGGAGGAGTTGGGGCAGATTGTGGCCGACTATCATGCCCAGTCCCCTAGCAACGCCGAGATTGCCAAATTTGGAGACGTAGCTGCCATTCGCGAGGCGATTGACGATAACTATCACTACACTAAAACCTACATTGGTCGAGTTCAAGACCAAAAACAATTTGACGAAACTAAAGCCTATAGCGATCGCATCTTCGCTGAACACCCCGACTGGTTTGAACAACGGATTCGAGAAGGCAAAATCCGCAACTGTCACGGAGACCTCCACTTACGCAACATTGCCCTTTGGGACAATCGCATCCTCCTGTTTGACTGCATTGAATTTAACCAATCCTTCCGCTACGTGGATGTCATGTACGATGTGGCCTTCACCGTCATGGATTGTCACGCCCGAGGCCGCCGTGATTTAGGGAACGCCTTCCTCAACACCTATCTCGAAACAACCGGCGACTGGGAGGGATTGCGTGTTTTACCCCTCTACCTCAGCCGTCAAGCCTATGTGCGGGCCAAAGTCACCTCCTTTCTCCTCGATGACGATTCCGTTTCCCCAGACGAGAAACAGGCCGCCGCCAGCAGCGCCGCCGAATACTACCATCTCGCCTGGGAATACACTCAGGCCCAATCCGGGCGAATCATTATGATGTCCGGCCTATCCGGTTCCGGCAAAAGTACCAAGGCCCGAGAAATCGCCCGACAGTTCGATGGAATCCAGATTCGTTCCGACGCCGTTCGTAAACATCTCGCCGGCGTGACCCTCCAGGAACGGGGTCCCCAAGCCATCTACAGCCGAGACATGAGCGATCGCACCTATAGCCGACTCGCGCAACTCGGAAGTATGCTGGCAGAATTAGGCTGGATTGTCATTCTCGATGCCAAATACGATCGCCGCCGTTGGCGAGATAAAGTGCATCGGCGATCGCAAGCCACCGGGATTCCCTTGCAGATTGTCCATTGTCAGGCCCCCCTAGAGGTGTTAGAACAACGATTGAAGCAACGTAGCGGTGACATCGCCGACGCCACCGCCGATCTCCTGGCCAGTCAACTCGAACAGGCAGAAGACTTCACCCCCGAAGAGCGATCGCAACTGGTGGATTGGCCTTTAAACTAA
- a CDS encoding 50S ribosomal protein L25/general stress protein Ctc yields the protein MQLTVECKSRPDGSKPKALRREGLVPAVLYGHDGTNSLELVVDEKSVQQLLKDPNVSNSLIKVTVADGGWSGQTLLREVQMHPWRGYPYHLSFFSIASQATVQVDLPLNFVGEPVGVIRDGGIMETQVNDVAVECAPDNIPETIDIDVSALEMGGSMHLSEVTFPEGVAPVTDTDLLLVTIQAPRVAQTEEGASATSEASKLLDALQEASED from the coding sequence ATGCAACTGACTGTAGAATGTAAATCCCGTCCCGACGGGAGTAAACCCAAAGCCTTACGACGAGAAGGATTAGTTCCCGCCGTCCTCTATGGACATGACGGAACCAACTCCCTAGAACTGGTAGTTGACGAGAAATCCGTCCAACAACTCCTCAAAGACCCCAACGTCTCCAATAGTCTGATTAAAGTGACCGTTGCTGATGGAGGCTGGAGTGGACAGACTCTGCTGCGGGAAGTGCAAATGCACCCCTGGAGAGGCTATCCCTATCACCTCAGTTTCTTCTCCATCGCCTCTCAGGCCACAGTACAAGTTGACTTGCCCCTCAACTTTGTCGGTGAACCCGTCGGCGTCATCCGTGATGGTGGGATTATGGAAACCCAGGTCAACGACGTGGCCGTAGAATGTGCCCCCGACAATATCCCTGAAACCATTGATATTGATGTCTCCGCCCTAGAAATGGGAGGCAGTATGCACCTCAGTGAAGTCACCTTCCCCGAAGGTGTTGCCCCCGTCACAGATACCGACTTACTACTCGTTACCATCCAAGCCCCTCGCGTGGCCCAAACGGAAGAGGGTGCAAGTGCGACATCGGAAGCTAGTAAACTCCTCGATGCCCTTCAAGAAGCCAGCGAAGACTAG
- a CDS encoding adenosine kinase, with protein MPKYNLYALGNALVDFEFELDEAKLSSLDIDKGVMTLIDEERHHHLVSELAPHEVKKACGGSSANTAIAVRQFGGQSFYSCRVANDDSGLFYLEDLQRCGVDTNIQADNRPEGVTGKCLVFVTPDADRTMNTHLGIAADFSQDELVPEAIADSDYLYIEGYLVSSPTGKAAAIKARDIAQKAGVKTSLSLSDPNMVSFFKEGLLEMIGDGLDFLFANESEALKLADTQDIKEAIAHCQTLAKQFAITRGPQGSLIFDGNSTIEIDAVPVQAIDTVGAGDMYAGALLYGITHGMSLTDAGTLASKASARIVSHLGPRLAAEETRSLLSS; from the coding sequence ATGCCTAAATACAACCTTTACGCCCTGGGTAACGCTCTCGTTGACTTTGAATTTGAATTAGACGAGGCCAAACTCTCCAGCCTAGACATCGATAAAGGCGTCATGACCTTAATTGACGAAGAACGCCATCATCATCTCGTCAGTGAACTTGCCCCCCATGAAGTTAAAAAAGCCTGTGGGGGGTCATCGGCGAATACGGCGATCGCCGTTCGTCAGTTTGGCGGTCAGAGTTTCTACTCCTGTCGCGTTGCCAACGATGACAGTGGCCTGTTTTATCTGGAAGACTTGCAACGCTGCGGGGTAGACACCAACATCCAAGCCGACAATCGCCCCGAGGGGGTGACGGGAAAATGTCTCGTCTTCGTCACCCCAGATGCCGATCGCACCATGAACACCCATTTAGGCATCGCCGCCGACTTTTCCCAAGATGAATTAGTCCCTGAGGCGATCGCCGACTCAGACTATCTCTACATCGAAGGCTATCTCGTCAGTTCCCCCACCGGCAAAGCCGCCGCCATCAAAGCCCGAGACATCGCCCAAAAGGCGGGAGTCAAAACCTCCCTCTCCCTTTCCGATCCCAACATGGTTAGCTTCTTCAAAGAGGGATTATTGGAGATGATTGGCGACGGACTCGACTTCCTCTTTGCCAACGAAAGCGAAGCCCTGAAACTGGCTGATACTCAGGATATCAAGGAGGCGATCGCCCATTGCCAAACCCTCGCCAAACAATTCGCCATCACCCGAGGCCCCCAAGGGTCCCTAATTTTTGATGGAAACTCGACCATCGAAATTGATGCCGTTCCCGTCCAGGCCATCGACACCGTAGGTGCTGGCGATATGTACGCCGGGGCCCTCCTCTATGGCATCACCCACGGGATGAGTCTCACCGATGCTGGCACATTGGCATCCAAAGCTTCCGCCCGCATCGTCTCTCACCTCGGCCCCCGTCTTGCAGCAGAAGAAACTCGCTCGCTTCTGTCATCATAA
- the hpsE gene encoding hormogonium polysaccharide biosynthesis glycosyltransferase HpsE produces MDFTVAICTYNGEQRVLQVLDALARQQGTEGISWEVLVVDNNSGDRTAEVVQAYDWASRGPRNSRLRWLLEPRQGTAYARRRAMEEAASEDWVGFLDDDNLPGETWVKEAFQFGCDRPEIGAYGGIIHGKLDAPPPEYFNAIKLRLAVYNRGDRPFCYARSAKPRIVPAAPGSVIRKQAWRDCIPERLLLQGRDEAGQTYVGACEDLETLFYIQNSDWQIWHNPNMEIWHHLPPSRLERDYLLKISRTAGLSNHALRIARLGNKVRLLMPLYLLSDGLKLVSYYLKYRSEVQEDIIKACELQERLGRFLSPFYVG; encoded by the coding sequence ATGGACTTCACCGTTGCCATTTGTACCTATAACGGAGAACAGCGAGTTCTCCAAGTCTTAGACGCCTTAGCACGACAGCAGGGAACCGAGGGAATCTCCTGGGAAGTTTTAGTGGTGGATAACAATAGTGGCGATCGCACCGCTGAGGTGGTTCAGGCTTATGATTGGGCCAGTCGTGGGCCTCGTAATAGCCGTTTACGATGGCTATTGGAACCACGACAAGGGACTGCCTACGCCCGTCGTCGGGCCATGGAAGAGGCCGCCAGTGAGGACTGGGTGGGGTTTCTCGATGATGATAATCTGCCCGGTGAAACCTGGGTGAAGGAGGCCTTTCAATTCGGCTGCGATCGCCCGGAAATCGGGGCTTATGGCGGGATTATTCATGGGAAACTCGATGCCCCCCCTCCCGAGTATTTCAACGCCATTAAGCTACGTCTAGCGGTCTATAATCGGGGCGATCGCCCCTTCTGTTATGCCCGCAGCGCCAAACCCCGAATTGTCCCCGCCGCACCGGGTTCAGTGATTCGCAAACAGGCTTGGCGAGACTGCATTCCTGAGAGATTACTTTTACAGGGCCGAGATGAGGCGGGACAAACCTATGTAGGGGCCTGTGAAGATTTAGAAACCCTGTTTTACATTCAAAACAGTGATTGGCAAATTTGGCATAATCCCAACATGGAGATTTGGCACCATCTGCCCCCATCCCGCCTCGAACGGGACTATTTATTAAAAATTTCTCGCACAGCGGGCTTATCCAATCATGCCCTACGCATTGCTCGTTTAGGAAACAAAGTCCGTCTTCTAATGCCACTCTATTTACTGTCTGATGGGCTCAAATTGGTGAGCTATTACCTCAAGTACCGCTCAGAGGTTCAAGAGGATATTATCAAAGCCTGTGAACTGCAAGAACGATTAGGTCGTTTTTTGAGTCCATTTTATGTCGGTTAA